The Gossypium hirsutum isolate 1008001.06 chromosome A03, Gossypium_hirsutum_v2.1, whole genome shotgun sequence genome contains the following window.
gaatacacgatcacccacattaaactctatatctcttctctttaaatctgcatatgatttttgccgatcggaggcagcttttaaacaatctcgaataatacgaactttttttttggtttccCGAATCAAGTCCACTCCCATTAGTTTCCATTCACTTAATTCagaccaatataatggagttctaaactttcttccatacagagcttcaaatggtgccattttaatactagtttgataactattattataagcaaattcgactaaaggtaaatacctttcccagctgccgccaaactcaagtacacaacaccttaacatatcttcaaaaatctgaatcactcgctctgactgcccgtctgtctgaggatgaaaagctgtgctgagATTTAATTTagtgcccaaagcctcttgtaatttactccaaaatctcgaagtaaatcttggatctcgatccgaaataatagatattggaactccatgtaatctcacaatctcagaaatatacaattctgctaacttctccaatgaaaaatttaatctgactggaataaaatgtgccgactttgtcaatctatcaacgataacccaaattgaatctttctttttcgaagtcACAGGaaatcctgatacaaaatccatcgtaatatgttcccacttccattcagaaatcataataggttgtaataaacccgttggtacttgatgctctgctttcacttgctgacagattagacattttcaacaaattcacaaatctctcgtttcataccaggccaccagtacattcTTTTTAAATcgcaatacatttttgtactacccggatgaatagaatacttactattatgagcttcagcaagaatatcatttttcaattcTGAATTATTCAGAACACAAATTTTGTTACGATAACGCAACATACCATCATCATCAATGCTATATTCTGAACTCAAATTATCCTGAACCGTTTGTCGTTTCAGTACTAGTTTCGGATCATCACTCTGTAATTCACGGATCCGTTGAAGGAATGTAGATTTTTCTTTCAATTCTGCTAATACTGAACCATCTTCATTAACAGACAAATGAACATTCATTGCTCGAAGTGCAAACAATGATGATTTTCGGCTAAGTGCATCAGCGaccacattagctttccctgggtgataatcaataacaagatcataatctttcaatagttcgagccatcgtctctgtctcaagttcagctctttctgtgtcatcaaatatttcagacttttgtgatcggtgtaCACATAACATTTTTCcccatataaataatgtctctagatttttaaagcaaacacaattgcggccaactccaaatcatgggtaGGGTAATTTTTTTCGTGTGGTTTTAATTGCCGAGAAGCATATGCCACTACTTTCTCTaactgcattaaaacacaacccaaaccatttaaagatgcatcattaCACACAACATATGGTATACCTGATTCTGGCTGAGTtaacactggagcttctgtcaacatcttcttcaactggtcaaaactttgttggcactctTCAGACCATACAAATTCAACATTCTTCTGAAGTAGTCGAGTCATCGGTCaagcaatcattgaaaaatttttaacaaatcgGTGGTAGTATCCCGCTAATCCCAGGAAACTCCACACTTCTGTTACGTTCTTTGGTGTTTTCCAATTCACCACTGCTGACACTTTACTTGGATCTACTCGAATTCCTTcagctgaaacaatatgacccaaaaatccaacctcatgtagccaaaattcacacttgcggaactttgcatacaactgcttctctctcaaagtctgtaacacactTCCAAGTGTTGTACATGATCAGGCTCGGTCTTCgaatagatcagtatatcatcaataatacAACCAcgaatctatccaaataaggttgaaaaatccgattcatcaagtccataaatgtagcaggagcattagttaaaccaaatggcattaccagaaattcataatggccatactgagttctgaaggcagtttttggcACGTCACATTCTTTAACTTTCAGCTGATAATACGCAGATCgaagatctatttttgaaaacacagcagcacctttcaattgatcgaataaatcatcaatgcggggcaaaggatatttgttcttgattgtaaccttatTTAAttgtctgtaatctatacacaatctcaacgaaccatctttctttttaacaaacaaaacaggtgcaccccaaggagatgTACTCGGTCTAATAAACCCTTTATCtaacaattcttgcaactaagtcttcaactcttttaattctgccAGGGCCATTCTGTATGGTGTTATGGATATTGGAGCTGTTCCCGGGATCAcatcaatcacaaactcaacttcacgatctGGCggtaaacccgacaattcttcaagaaacacatcatcaaattcattaacaACTGGCAACTATTTCAACTTTGATTCAGAATCCCGAGTATCAAGAATATAAGCTAAATATGCTTCATTACCCTTTTGTATTAGCTTTTGAGCTGAAAAGGTTGAAATAATTCGGAcattatctttcatatttccAAACTTAGCCGAAATAATTTCTCTTGTCtgatttttcaaatcaatttgTTTCTCCCGACAGTTCACTACAGCGTCATGTtttgttaaccaatccatccccagaataatatcaaattctcgaaagggtaacaacatcaaatcagcagggaattcacagcctttcactttcagtggacaattacgacataTTAAATTAACCATCACACTTTGACCTAATGGATTAGTGACTTGTATATCATAATTAGTGGACTCAACAGATAATTTCTTTTCAGATGCTAgcatagtgcaaatatatgaatgagtagacccagggtctattaatgcataaacagtaacatcataaagagagaaaATACCAGCAATTAGATCAGGAGCCGTAGCCTCTTCCCTTGCTCGAATGGCATAGGTACGTGCTGGTGCTCTATTCTCTGATTGACTAACTGGTTCTCTCATGCCCGAACAGGTAGCCCCTGTAGCACTGCTCTGGCCCGAACGTATACTTCTTTGGGGAGTGGTTCTCTATATCTCTTTCTGATCCACTTCATCTTTTTGCAGATGAGGACAATCTCTAATAAGATGATCAgtagccccacatttataacaagcccccatCTTAGTCCTGCATTCACCGAAATGATGTCTTCCATAATATTGACACTTAGGTCGAGGAGTATTCTGAACACTGCTCACACTTGCTGCAGGTCTATCAAATACCCTGAAATCAGATTTTCTTGATCTACCTCTACCCAATCTTCCCGGCACGAATGTAGTTCGACTAATTgcttctctagatttcttcactGGCAAATCTGAAAATGACTTAGAAGCACCTCTTTTAAACGACTCTTTATTTTTCCGATCTCGCTGTATTTTTCTGTTATATACTTTTTCGAGCTTTTGAGCACGGTCTGATAGAACAacaaactctcgtatttcattagccccaatcatcattctaatttcatcatttaacccttcttcaaatctgatacacatttcttcttcagtaggtacaatgtctcgggcatatttgttgaggtagacaaattctctttcgtattcaGCCACTGACTTATTTCCCTGTCGTagatcaagaaattctctctttttcttgtctAGATATCTTTTCcccacatatttctttttaaactcgttctggaaaaattcccaagtaagcTTCTCTGCAGGTACTACAGCTTCCACAGTTTCCCACCAGTTATATGCTTCTTCTTTTAACAATGAGACAGCGCATCGTAGATAATCCTCCGGAGAACAAGCCATCTGTTTAAAAATTCTTACCAAACTCTGTAGCCAATACTCAGCTTTTACAGGGTCATCATTTGATCTCCCTCGAAATTCCTCAGCTCCAAACTTCCTAAGCTTTTCAATCGGAGAACGTTTACTAGTTTCAATTATTGAAGGAGGTGGAAGAGCAACCGGAGGTACCACAGGTGGTGCAGTAGGGGGAGGAGGTGGTTGAGCCTGACTTCTTTCTTGTACCATCTCcttataccactgattcataactccataaatcatatttttaagttcTCACTCTCGCATCATAGAAATTGGAATATCACTACTTGTTCCTTGTTCAGAAGTTTGCACTCTACTGTTAGCTTCCTCCTGTTCAGTGCGTTCAGGTCAATCTGACATCTTTATAATCGGAGAGTATCTATAAACATGacaaagattagatcggatcatacacatcacactatcacagatttatatggcatgtatttctaaacactttacacaTAGCACACGTTtcgagaaccggctaaaccgggctctgataccactaaatataacatccATTACCCGTATtcgttgccagaatagggtaggaggcattaccggagtttatcaaattaattttccattaatatgagttaaatactattcatttactaaaacatgtcatgGTGTCCTTTAGATggcctccaaagcccaaaacatacttcgagaccaaaccagaattaaatcgaaccatagggaatttttcgcaaaatcccaaagttttttttgctcaatataaccccttattaaatatctaaccttccctgcaaattttaaaaccgagaccaatccaaccaaccaattcatttcaatcaatttgataccaaattatattactattataattatactatttaacatattcatcattctttactttaatgtatattcattaaacaagtcttagtatttatataatcatcaaaccttatacatgccatataaatcaaaaaggaaatttacaaaagctaccggagataatctggatagtgtgatcctctgtgttgatccgatcctccgtatttttccacgtcaatctacaagagacattgaatacattcaagtaagcttatagaagcttagtaagttcataggcataaaacataaatcttatcaaatatttatacacttatacaatatacacaactattaagttcacctgtcaaccacagtcattggtgagttccctttgtataaacttactaccactcatccatttcctttaattcttttgggcccgtttgtcacatatcattcttcaaccaaattagggaacggttacgaaaaattgagtacttcactttcactttgccatagtataactatggtcttgcgtatgatcacttatcactttttgaagtcatagtcctgccacggtcttacactgatcacatttatcacttgtcactgatcagataagtgtagctaaagctaccacttatcacttgtcacttatcactgaccagataagtgtagctgaggctaccacttatcacctgtcactgatcagaagtactcaaatccgacgttccgctcaatttgatcatttatttgatttcgggttgttattttattctctattcatcaataaatatatttcatcatacattatataattcataaaatttacatataatcattaaacttcaaccatatgaacttacctaggtcgatttgtaaaatttgtgaaagttcagggactaatcagctactttttctttttctcgacttgcttcgggttctcgatttgcagtaaaaatatgaaaaaccagcttaagaaaacccttctatggtgtttttgctgatgagaatgcagaaaaataatgagaattctaGATAATTCAACTTCAGtcctagtttattaagtaaattttacaatattccaattttgcccttaatttatcaattttcctgctgatttcatacaCCTTGCCGTCCAGCCGAAATAGACCTtaggtctatttgccttttaaaccctctttcttttatcactTAAGCTGTTTAATCATTtctcataattttacatttgttacaatttaatcctttttattcaattaactatcgaaactttaaaatttcttgacgaaactttaatactaacttattaacactccataaatatttataataatatttatggctccttttaaaaattttcaaactctcgatatctcgtttctgattctaatttaatttttatttctagtacactattcgctatttaaaaaatttttctaacttcacacttaacttatattcactaaattattaatattttctactcatttttcggatttagtgatctcgaatcactgttccgacaccactgaaaatttagtCTATTACAGAAACAACAAATATTAACCAAGTCATTTCCATTTCATGCCAAATTAAGTTCTCTTAGAACCATCTGCACTCACATCCATCCCATTATTGAAACCACATTTTTGACGAACTTTCTTCATTCTCCTTCCATCCAATTTTGTCTCCATTAAGAAAACAATTTGGGGATAAATAGCCTTCATCATAAATTGGAGTCGTCAAATAGCTCGAATACTCCCAAATCCGCGGACATTCCAACATACAATTTTCATGGCACTTAGCTGGCATGCCCCTTGGCAGCTGCCAATAAATGGTTAGAATGAGCATTTTGTTGCTCAACCGGGGCTCCTATTGAATTAGTCACTTCTGAAACATTAGGGACCACTAACTTTGTTCTAGGCTTTTTCTTCCCTTCTACGTTCCTAattggatcttcttcaaaatcatGTTCCATACTATTGCGCCTCAGTCCATCAAAAAATCTAGATTGATTCCCCGTATCATGATCTAGATGTCCTTCCAAGTTGAAACCCAACATCGAATTAATATTGCTCTATGTATCACTCCTAAAATCATTCCTTTTATTACTCTTCGATCCATGCACGCTCCAATTTCTTTCCTTAGAAATGCCATCCCCTTCCTCACGTAGCCATACACTACTCACGGTTGTGGCTCTCCTCATCTGCGCTTACAAGGACAAATCCCATCCAAAATCCGTAACATCTCCTCTCTAATGCAATCAAATTGGACAAAACTTATCATTGTGGCTCAAATAGCCACATAAGAAATAGAAAAGAGTAAGTTTCTCATACCGAAAACTCACATAAGTGAATTTCGATGATGGGAGCACAATCTTCTTCCTTGTCTTTAGTGGCTTCCTTACATCAAGCTCTACTTGAATCCTAAGATAATTCTTCAATCCTCGATTTATTTGCTTAGAATCATATTCCATAAATCTCCCAATAAAATTTTGCAATTGCATCGCCACTGTCTCCGAAAAGATGCCCTGATGTAAATCATGGATTTGCACCCAAAAAGTTCAAAAAACTAGAGGGACCTGTAGTGGATCTTCGCCATTCTCCAAACAGTGAATTATCAAATGATGGTTGTTAAATGCCCGAGGAGATCCTTGACCACCTGATCAACATCCATTTCATGGAAAAACTTAAATAAGAATCTCTTCACACCCAGATTTGAGATCTGAACCTCACCTAACGAATGCCACAAATTTGCCATTGCATTTTTCATTGCCTGAAAATGAACAATGCTTCTGCTAGAAACTAGCCTCAGATCAATCGACAATAACAATGCATCTTCTTCTTCCCTATCCTTAAAATTTAGCCCTGTCATCTCTTCCTCCATGGCAGAAACTCTCACACAATAGATATCCAATTCCTACTTTCTTAGAAAAGTACCCTGAGAGGTCCagacaaaagaataaaaaacaaaagacAAGAAGAAAAAAGCAAGACGTGCTACAATGAGCAAAGAAAATTCACTTAaatggaaaattaaattaaatatattaaaagaaagaaattgttaaaattaagttaaaaaggaAATTAAGATAACAACATAATATATGCTCTATACTTAAATAAATCTGAATAAACTAAATATTAACTCAGTTGGAAATATCAAAAATAACTTTATTCAATTATAACACACAgagatataaaattttaaatgttttagttgttttctttaaaattaaaagttttttttggTCGACTTTAAAATTGAAAGTTATTTCATATGCATGATAATATACATACTTATCCATTTATACAAACTAACTTAATTTTTAAACCCATCACTCATCCTTtcagatttttttcttttataattatccTTTTAcatcatatttttataacatatgaTGTGATCATAAATTCAACccttaatgattaaatttaatattttctattaaagTCAATAAAAAATAcagtttaataaaatatattttataatgggaagtaattttatattaattattaacgaaaaaatatgtttatattaattatattatgaaaaacaAATTTTACATTAAGTAcataatgaaagaaaaaaaatggagaaaagcCATAAATTCTATCAATAAAAGTATCCATGTAATGTTATATGTTGCGGACATAGAACCGCTCCCTAAATGAAAATAGCTATAACTTGTTAATGTATATACTTTATAGCCGTCAATCTTAGTtttaaattattagaaatataaaaagcgttatttaaaattaaataatattgaactttaataaaaaaaattatattggaaATATTTATAAGTAATGTGTTAACCAAAAATATAATCCTCTAATAACTAtttaataaatacatataaatactCATTAATTGAACTCTAGGCTTATTTGGAAAGTCGGTATAATTATTTCTTCTATAGCAGTTTTGGTAATCACTTAATTGAGTGTAATTAAAACAATCCTATTATGTTtgttcataattttatttttaaaatttataattttaggatatacattttatttttaaatataattatatgttatattgcttaaataatatgaaaatctTATTGACGAGATAGTTTCTCATATATTTGGAGCtattaaataattaactaaattacatagcatttattataaatgatttatactattttttatgaaattatttattccAATGGATCACAAtgagtatatgttaaatgttaaagaGAGAATAACACAAAAAAATTGAATGTtagagtaattaaataaaattgcatTAGAATAtctattttcttattaattttattaataatcatATTACGAAATACTTTCTTGAATTAACATATTATATAAGAtggtttgattttaaattttgtacCTCCTTATAGAAATTCGTACTTAAGTATTAGCTCACCATttctataataaatattattttttaaaatctacattatataattgtataattataatttgtattatgacaaataagattattttaattttttaaacccaaaatttaactttattaatgacaaatacaaaattgaaaataaaaaaagccAACATGTACAATCTTATCTATACACTTAAACTGCGGCATAAAACCCAGATAAGACCAAATAAGAAGCATACACAGCCGTTTTccactttttcctttttccttcttttcatttttctcaaaGAAAAACAGCCAACATGCATAGCCAATGATCGCACACGTGAGCGAGATGCTTGATAAAGAAAGTCAATTCCTTTTTACATCAGATCAACCGTGTACGTGTTGGCTACAACACCTTATAAaaaccctctctttttttttttctaataaaataatattaaactaataaaacTCTAAACCCTCGTTAACGAAACGGCACCGAAGCTTATAGAAGGAGACGCGTCTCAACACCTACCCTTTTTTCGAATCATAAACATCATTATCATCATCTACTACTACTATTATGCACTAACTTtgtgtttaattaattaattttgtttactctctctctctcccctTTTTTCTATAAATACCCAATTCCATGTCCTTACATTTTCAGCTTCTCTCTCAATTATCTTTCTCTTTTTGTTGCCTTTTTACCTGAAAATATACTCCAATTTTACGATAATCAGTTTCTTTATACTCTGAAGAAGCCTATCTCCCGGGATTGTTTCTATAatttacaaaagaaaaataataatatctggTTAATTTCGTCAGGGGCTAAGCTTATTTGCTTCCATAAATTGTTCTATTTAGTTCTTCTTTCAATTTATTGGTTCTGGGTATTCTTGGTTCTTGTTCGAtcgtttattttcaatttgtttgaGGATGGTTTGCATGGTTTCTCGCACTGGAAGGCACTTGCAGCGATACGATAACCTAGGCCGACGCCAAGTTGTTGGGTGAGATTTTCATGATGAAGAGAGTTTGATTTGcttcatcctttttttttttttcgtctTGAGAAATTTTATTTGTTCCCTTATCTTTAATTTTTCTGGGCTCCtgttgaaaattttgttcttttctGAACTGGGGCCTGACATTTTTGGTCAGAAATTTCATGCTAGGAGCCTTGGACTGTTTCCATTTTATTGtataaagagagaaaaaaaatcttttttcttGGGATGAATGATGGCAAAACTCATTTCTTCAATTTCGACGATTGCAGGTGCATTCCCTATAGATACAAATCTAGCAGTGATGGAACCATGACTGATGACTTGGAGGTACTTGTGATCTCCTCCCAGAAATGTCAAAAAATGATGTTTCCCAAGGTATAAAGATTCAGTAATGTTtcaaaaaagttaattaaaacTCTTGTTTGCTCTGTCAAATCTTGCATTAATAATTATTGTGGGGCTGTTTGGTTTTAATTCTCAGGGTGGTTGGGAGCTTGATGAATCTAGAGAAGAAGCTGCATTAAGAGAGTCACTTGAAGAAGCTGGTGTTCGAGGCAATGTTGAGGTTACTATTTAATTCAACTGTTCCTTAATCATTGTTTAAAAATCCCAACGTTTCTCGAACTGAAAttcttattaatatttatatatacttttaaaacaGTGTGAACTGGGGAAGTGGGACTTCATAAGCAAAAGCCATGGCACATTTTATGAAGGTTATATGTTCCCTTTGCTTGTGAAAGAAGAACTTGATTTCTGGCCTGAGCAAAATCTGAGACAAAGGACGTGGGTAAGCTTTTGTTACTGTTCTTCACTTCTTACATTGAACACTTGAAAAATGACTTCCGAGTTTCATTTCATTGATTTGCTTTTTCCTTTGATTGTGTTCAGATGAATGTTAAAGAAGCCAGGGATGTGTGCCAGCATTGGTGGATGAAGGAAGCTTTAGACATATTGGTTGAAAGACTCAACTCATTGAAGCAGCAAAATGAACAAAATTATCCAAACATCTGCTCTGATTTAGTGGCAAAGATTAGTAGTTTGTAAAATATGGGGGGCATTTTTCTGAGGCTGTTTAGATTTGAATCTTCTGTTGAAAACCAAGGAGGATCAGCAACCAGCAATGGTTATGGCCAATTATGTTGGCTACCAAATACAGTCACTCACAGCTGGGTAAAATGTTAGGAAAATAACTGTAAATTTTTGGATGTTGGGTGCACTGCTAGTTGCAGCTTCTTAGGAAGCAATTAATATGAGAAATTAGTGGGAAAAAAAGGGGGAAAGAACCCTAAATGAAGAGATTTTGTATCAAGTTGTATATTTGGCCCTTGAAGTTTAATCTACTTGAATGTAAATCAGTTACCAATTATAACATCTTTGAAAGTTCAATAATTTAATCGCACTAATCTTTGAACTTTTTTAGTACAAAAAGAAGAAAACTGGACTAATTAAATCGCACAAATCTCAAGGCTGGTACAAGTTCAATAATTATCAAGCATTTAAGGGACCACTTGGGGGCAGCATGTTCTAACCATGTGAGGTCCCCAATTGCTTGGCTTTTGAAAGAGAAATCGCTTTCATTTCAGAATTAGCTGAGTGGAACCTTATCTTATTTATGTGACGTTTGGTTTTAATATGCCCAGAATTGCTTGGCTTTTGAAAGAGAATCGCTTTCATTCCGGAAGTTCCAAAACTAAGAAGGCATCAAGGCCAAAACGTCATCTCTCAAGACAACCAACAGTGCTCGTCTTTCATTGGAAGGCGATACCATCACAAGGACCCCCTAAGAAGACACCAATAGCCACTTCAGAAATTTGGATGGAGCTTGAAGGGGATAGACACCAAGCCATCTCAAGTAGAGGCAGCCACTGGATTTGAGTTACATGGTCCCTCCATACTGTAGCATCCAAGGAAATAGTAGAAAGTTGGGGACTGTACACACTGGAGGACCCGTTTAAATTCATAGTTGGAATCCAATCAGATTGGTCAGCTGGAATTGAAATCCGCTGGTATACATATCAGGATAAAGAGGTTGAATTGGTTGGACCATGAACCACTCTGAACTGGTTGGACcaggttttatattttttagtatatatttgtttttctttttaaaattttatgaattttttaataatttatttaattgaactcaATTGACGGTTGAATCAGTTGGACAACGAACCATGGCTTGACTGGTTCGGCAATTGGTACGATTCTAAAAACCATTTTAATGCATTCATGGATGGGTTGAAACTCATTAAATTAATTTCACCAAAGCTGTCAATTtccaagttaaaaaaaaacaattgtctTGCGATGAATTTTTGGATGAGATTTAGATAGGTTGAGATGTCTTCATATGGATGAAAAACTAGTATATTAACTTTGAAACGCACTTTGAATTACCTTATTTTGACTTCAGAAGCTTAAGATATGATCATTTTAGTAAAAACTACGCTAGCAGAATTGTTTGGACGTGATTAAAGTGGGAATAACAAGTTTTTAGactttacttagtttttaaataatattggGTTCAATTTTAATGCTCAAATTTGATC
Protein-coding sequences here:
- the LOC107886322 gene encoding nudix hydrolase 18, mitochondrial — encoded protein: MVCMVSRTGRHLQRYDNLGRRQVVGCIPYRYKSSSDGTMTDDLEVLVISSQKCQKMMFPKGGWELDESREEAALRESLEEAGVRGNVECELGKWDFISKSHGTFYEGYMFPLLVKEELDFWPEQNLRQRTWMNVKEARDVCQHWWMKEALDILVERLNSLKQQNEQNYPNICSDLVAKISSL